A genomic segment from Curtobacterium sp. MCSS17_007 encodes:
- a CDS encoding recombinase family protein: MNALLIGYARVSTHEQDLTAQRVALERLGVLPINIHTDHGLTGTNRSRPGLREALASCRDGDTLVIAKLDRLARRLRDAKDIVDELTAKNVKLNIGGSVHDPNDPVGRLLFNVLAMVAEFESDLIRARTREGMQIAKAKGHLRGRQPKLNVAQQRHLLEVHEAGTHSVAELAELFSVGRATVYRCIDRQVHPDR; encoded by the coding sequence ATGAACGCTCTCCTCATCGGGTACGCCCGCGTCTCAACCCACGAACAAGACCTCACCGCGCAGCGCGTCGCGCTTGAACGGCTCGGAGTCCTTCCGATCAACATCCACACTGACCACGGCTTGACCGGCACGAATCGTTCACGACCCGGTCTCCGCGAAGCGCTCGCTTCCTGCCGTGACGGAGACACGCTGGTGATCGCGAAGCTGGACCGGTTGGCCAGGCGCCTCCGCGATGCGAAGGACATCGTCGACGAACTCACGGCGAAGAACGTGAAGCTCAACATCGGTGGCTCTGTCCACGATCCGAACGACCCCGTGGGTCGGCTGCTGTTCAACGTCCTCGCGATGGTGGCCGAGTTCGAATCAGACCTGATCCGAGCCAGGACACGCGAGGGAATGCAGATCGCGAAGGCGAAGGGTCACCTCCGTGGGCGACAGCCCAAGCTCAACGTCGCGCAGCAGCGGCACCTCCTCGAAGTGCACGAGGCCGGCACACATTCGGTCGCCGAGCTTGCGGAACTCTTCAGTGTTGGACGAGCGACCGTCTACCGCTGCATCGACCGCCAAGTGCACCCTGACCGCTGA
- a CDS encoding AraC family transcriptional regulator, with translation MAVTGDDTDAAIRSLAGMYAGKRWYSRPTDHEYWFKYVGIGDSELSVRRSQMHGYLRGEIATEQEVVVQWLDQGTARLDVGRNEIRMRRGTPTMFPVDRRFEVECQDWDQRLVHVSKALVLDVAAERYLVDRAVVFDHMAGPDIAAVGPWQASLSTAVQVLRETGASSLAWHEAQRELTRTLLRLFPPQAERLPPRYGARQNRPVRAAVEFIHAHAHTRLTISDVAAAAEMSVRGLQESFQRVLGRTPMEYVRDVRLGRAYEELRTADPAETSVREAAQKWGFTHMGRFSATFRARYGEYPKQTLRR, from the coding sequence GTGGCGGTCACCGGTGACGACACCGACGCCGCGATCCGGTCCCTCGCCGGCATGTACGCCGGGAAACGGTGGTACTCGCGGCCGACCGACCACGAGTACTGGTTCAAGTACGTCGGGATCGGTGACTCCGAGCTGAGCGTGCGCCGCTCGCAGATGCACGGCTACCTCCGCGGTGAGATCGCCACCGAGCAGGAGGTCGTGGTGCAGTGGCTCGATCAGGGCACCGCGCGCCTCGACGTCGGTCGGAACGAGATCCGCATGCGTCGCGGGACTCCGACCATGTTCCCGGTGGACCGGCGCTTCGAGGTGGAGTGTCAGGACTGGGACCAACGCCTCGTGCACGTCAGCAAGGCCCTGGTCCTCGACGTCGCCGCGGAGCGGTACCTCGTTGATCGCGCGGTCGTGTTCGATCACATGGCCGGCCCTGACATCGCGGCCGTCGGCCCCTGGCAGGCTTCCCTCTCCACGGCGGTCCAGGTGCTGCGCGAGACGGGCGCATCGTCGCTGGCGTGGCACGAAGCTCAGCGAGAGCTGACGCGCACGCTGCTTCGACTGTTCCCGCCGCAGGCGGAACGCCTGCCACCCCGCTACGGAGCGCGGCAGAACCGTCCGGTGCGTGCTGCCGTCGAGTTCATCCACGCGCACGCGCACACCCGATTGACCATTTCCGACGTCGCGGCCGCAGCCGAGATGAGCGTCCGCGGGCTGCAGGAATCGTTCCAACGAGTCCTCGGTCGGACCCCGATGGAGTACGTCCGGGATGTCCGGCTCGGCCGAGCGTACGAGGAACTTCGCACTGCGGACCCGGCAGAAACATCGGTCCGGGAAGCGGCGCAGAAGTGGGGCTTCACCCACATGGGGCGGTTCTCCGCCACGTTCCGCGCCCGGTACGGCGAGTACCCCAAGCAGACGCTCCGTCGATGA
- a CDS encoding SDR family oxidoreductase → MRDEFGDAVTPIRADAAQQADIATVFAAVAERGRGLDAVHANADGGEFEALDAVTAEDFEATFGTNVRGTTLTLQGAVPFLREESAVVVTGSTAASGTEPSFGLYGASKAAVAALTRTWAAELAPLGVRINTIVPGPTETPGLAGLAPRNPDAMLEQMASGLPFGRLLLPEEVAASALFLVSDQSSGMTGSELLVDGGNSIV, encoded by the coding sequence CTGCGCGACGAGTTCGGTGACGCGGTGACGCCGATCCGCGCGGACGCCGCTCAGCAGGCCGACATCGCGACGGTCTTCGCCGCGGTCGCCGAAAGGGGTCGCGGCCTGGACGCCGTCCACGCGAACGCCGACGGCGGGGAGTTCGAGGCCCTCGACGCGGTCACCGCGGAGGACTTCGAGGCGACGTTCGGCACCAACGTCCGTGGCACCACGCTCACCCTGCAGGGCGCGGTGCCGTTCCTGCGCGAGGAGTCGGCCGTCGTCGTGACCGGATCGACGGCGGCGTCCGGCACCGAGCCGTCGTTCGGGCTGTACGGGGCGTCGAAGGCTGCGGTCGCTGCCCTCACCCGGACATGGGCGGCCGAGCTCGCACCGCTCGGGGTCCGGATCAACACCATCGTTCCTGGTCCGACGGAGACGCCGGGGCTCGCAGGTCTCGCTCCGCGCAACCCGGACGCGATGCTCGAGCAGATGGCGAGCGGGCTCCCGTTCGGCCGGCTCCTGCTTCCGGAGGAGGTCGCCGCCTCGGCGCTCTTCCTCGTGTCCGACCAGAGCTCGGGGATGACGGGGAGCGAGCTCCTCGTCGACGGGGGCAACAGCATCGTCTGA
- a CDS encoding VanZ family protein, producing the protein MSDNPFGEVPALPVALVVGVTAFLTQLLLLLRGGRFTWPRAIVAGALAVYAAGIFANTVLPIYLNRHPQLQPWTPKLAMIPFHDYEVMDAITNVIVFAPLGILIPLLMRQPSWVKVVLAAAAVSLAIELLQIVTDGLFGGGHVADVNDFLWNTVGGAVGYAIFLVVSRTPVFSRLVELFRWHPATRTTRTA; encoded by the coding sequence GTGTCTGACAACCCGTTCGGTGAAGTCCCCGCCCTGCCCGTTGCCCTCGTGGTCGGCGTCACCGCCTTCCTCACCCAACTGCTACTCCTGCTCCGCGGAGGACGATTCACCTGGCCTCGCGCAATCGTTGCGGGCGCACTCGCTGTCTACGCTGCCGGAATCTTCGCGAACACCGTGCTCCCGATCTACCTCAACCGGCACCCGCAGCTGCAGCCGTGGACGCCGAAGCTGGCAATGATCCCGTTCCACGACTACGAGGTGATGGATGCAATCACGAATGTGATCGTGTTCGCCCCGTTGGGCATCTTGATCCCGCTGCTGATGCGCCAACCGTCCTGGGTGAAGGTGGTCCTCGCCGCCGCGGCGGTCAGTCTTGCGATCGAACTCCTGCAGATCGTCACGGACGGGCTCTTCGGCGGTGGTCATGTCGCGGACGTCAACGACTTCCTTTGGAACACCGTCGGCGGGGCCGTCGGCTACGCGATCTTCCTCGTGGTGTCGCGCACTCCAGTCTTCTCGCGGCTCGTCGAGCTCTTCCGCTGGCACCCTGCCACGAGGACCACGCGCACCGCCTGA